One Thalassospira marina DNA window includes the following coding sequences:
- a CDS encoding class I SAM-dependent methyltransferase, translated as MKKFDIHKWRPELGAGGYANDDSNMAFYLRIHAILPKNAVILDLGAGRGPNLEMASKSQFRWKFMNLYEHCQHLIAADIDPIVTENMFAHETIVLKPNAPYPFKDNQFDIIISDWVLEHIDDISSFSSELYRILKPGGWFCARTPNKFGLIGLGVNFLGAFEHIILPWLQPERQTIDVFPKHHKLNTLSALSTAFKKDHWHNCTYRVSTQPAYHANKNWLFWATEKWQKFSPECMKTIILVFMQKKPSDNQQKIKN; from the coding sequence ATGAAAAAATTTGACATCCATAAATGGCGGCCAGAGTTGGGCGCAGGAGGATACGCAAATGATGACTCCAATATGGCTTTTTATCTACGCATCCATGCTATTCTACCTAAAAATGCTGTTATACTTGATTTAGGTGCAGGACGCGGCCCAAATTTAGAAATGGCTTCCAAGAGCCAGTTTCGCTGGAAGTTCATGAATCTATACGAACATTGCCAGCATCTGATCGCTGCAGACATTGACCCAATCGTCACAGAAAATATGTTTGCGCACGAAACGATCGTTCTCAAGCCTAATGCCCCCTATCCTTTTAAAGATAACCAATTCGACATCATAATTTCGGACTGGGTATTAGAGCACATTGACGACATATCATCTTTTAGCTCTGAACTGTATCGAATATTAAAGCCGGGAGGGTGGTTCTGTGCACGAACTCCGAATAAATTCGGTCTTATAGGCCTTGGCGTCAATTTTTTGGGTGCTTTCGAGCATATAATTCTTCCCTGGCTTCAACCAGAAAGACAGACAATTGATGTCTTCCCGAAACACCACAAATTGAACACTCTTTCCGCCTTATCCACCGCATTCAAGAAAGATCATTGGCATAATTGTACATACAGAGTTTCTACACAACCTGCTTACCATGCGAACAAAAACTGGCTATTCTGGGCAACAGAAAAATGGCAAAAATTTTCTCCAGAGTGCATGAAAACAATTATTTTAGTTTTCATGCAGAAAAAACCATCAGATAATCAACAAAAAATAAAAAATTGA